One segment of Candidatus Korarchaeum sp. DNA contains the following:
- a CDS encoding methyltransferase domain-containing protein, with amino-acid sequence MSEIARVYDEIAESYFHLRSRPWPEVELVDSGPVLDLGCGSGRNASYLMKRGFEVICADISLGMLNVASRIFSGERVQCNAAFLPFRDGSFSTVLYIATLHHLEDDLRLRSLMEVRRVLKDGGKAIISVWALFQPRFFKKFPEMFLNFIKGGNFRDVYVPWRKGERVFMRYYHLFTRSEFLSLLRKAGFSEIKYHKRSFRSRFFAENHVAVVRK; translated from the coding sequence ATGAGCGAGATAGCGAGGGTATATGACGAGATCGCGGAAAGTTACTTTCACCTCAGATCGAGACCTTGGCCTGAGGTTGAACTCGTAGACTCAGGACCCGTCCTCGATTTAGGATGCGGAAGCGGTAGAAATGCTTCTTACCTAATGAAGAGAGGTTTTGAGGTGATATGCGCTGATATATCTTTGGGGATGCTCAATGTAGCCTCTAGGATTTTTTCAGGGGAGAGAGTCCAATGCAATGCAGCTTTCCTACCCTTCAGAGACGGATCCTTCTCTACAGTACTTTACATAGCTACATTACATCATCTCGAGGACGATCTCCGCTTGAGATCTCTTATGGAAGTCAGGAGGGTCTTGAAGGATGGTGGGAAGGCGATAATATCTGTTTGGGCTCTTTTTCAACCTAGATTCTTCAAAAAATTCCCTGAAATGTTCTTGAATTTTATAAAAGGTGGGAATTTCCGCGATGTCTACGTACCTTGGAGGAAGGGGGAGAGGGTCTTCATGCGTTATTATCACTTATTCACGAGATCGGAGTTCCTCTCCCTCCTGAGGAAGGCGGGATTCTCTGAGATTAAGTACCATAAGAGGAGCTTTAGATCGAGATTCTTCGCTGAGAATCACGTAGCGGTAGTGAGGAAGTGA
- a CDS encoding isocitrate/isopropylmalate dehydrogenase family protein, which produces MRIAVIKGDGVGPEIMGATLSLLERYIEADFIEIKAGKSYFIEEGKPIEDNAIEKIRGCDSLLKGPVATPTKGPSYPSVNTLLRREFKLYANVRPFKSYEGISIRRIDTILVRENLECLYYGWEVEDEDRAIAMRVITKRGAERISEFAFNLAKREGRRRVTAIHKRNVLKRTDGLFLDAFYRVASKFDLSADDEIVDAAGYKLVKLDNAFDVMVAPNLYGDILSDVAAGVVGSIGLCGSAQIGEDFAAFEPIHGTGEDIAGKGIANPIGMIIAASMMLDWLWERGRSPKRGEKIREAIDSVIMDRILTPDLGGDFRTEQVVEKIVDRLRD; this is translated from the coding sequence ATGAGGATAGCGGTGATAAAGGGGGATGGTGTCGGACCTGAGATAATGGGGGCAACTCTATCCCTACTCGAGAGGTATATTGAAGCAGATTTCATTGAGATAAAAGCCGGAAAATCTTATTTCATTGAAGAAGGAAAGCCAATTGAGGATAATGCTATTGAAAAAATAAGAGGATGCGATTCACTTCTCAAGGGTCCAGTAGCTACTCCAACGAAGGGCCCAAGTTATCCTAGTGTCAACACACTTCTGAGGAGGGAGTTCAAGCTATACGCGAACGTGAGGCCCTTCAAGAGCTACGAGGGTATCTCGATTAGGAGGATCGACACGATATTAGTGAGGGAGAATCTGGAGTGCCTTTACTACGGATGGGAAGTGGAGGATGAGGATAGGGCTATAGCGATGAGAGTCATAACTAAAAGGGGTGCTGAGAGGATCTCAGAATTCGCATTCAATCTAGCTAAGAGGGAGGGGAGGAGGAGGGTGACCGCCATACATAAGAGGAACGTACTCAAGAGGACGGATGGCCTCTTCCTAGATGCCTTCTATAGAGTGGCATCTAAGTTCGATCTGAGTGCTGATGATGAAATAGTGGATGCGGCCGGCTATAAATTGGTCAAACTGGATAACGCTTTCGATGTGATGGTCGCCCCTAACCTCTATGGGGACATACTATCCGATGTAGCAGCGGGAGTAGTGGGAAGCATAGGGCTCTGCGGTTCAGCTCAAATAGGTGAGGATTTCGCAGCATTCGAGCCCATCCATGGTACTGGAGAGGATATAGCTGGGAAGGGGATAGCAAATCCCATAGGGATGATAATAGCAGCCTCAATGATGCTGGATTGGCTTTGGGAGAGAGGAAGGAGCCCTAAGAGAGGGGAAAAGATAAGGGAAGCAATAGACTCCGTGATAATGGACAGGATACTCACTCCAGATCTGGGAGGTGACTTCAGGACGGAGCAAGTCGTGGAAAAAATAGTGGATAGGTTGAGGGACTAG
- a CDS encoding RAD55 family ATPase encodes MERIKLGLEPLDALIPDGMIRGSLIGIFGETGTGKSVILNELAYRFLQRGEDVLFVLLEDLPFSRILSFDALGFDIRRYLEEGKLKFLDCFSYRLRGFDIEIEPYLEESVIEAEDPRNPESVWEEIFSRAKEIKGRGVVLIDSMTEFLTIAPDASILLDLMKTAKALLCRYYGIPIIYSFHFGFYDDFRFQIEVFSDGVIDLRFNPEVVNNALVKQIRVRRMSGSKHRTEWLTFEVESGKGIVLVK; translated from the coding sequence TTGGAGAGGATTAAGTTAGGGTTGGAGCCGTTAGATGCTTTAATACCAGATGGAATGATCAGAGGGAGTCTCATTGGCATCTTCGGTGAGACTGGAACTGGGAAAAGCGTCATACTGAACGAATTAGCTTACAGGTTCTTACAAAGAGGAGAAGATGTCCTCTTCGTCTTACTCGAGGACCTACCTTTCTCCAGGATCTTGAGCTTCGATGCCCTAGGTTTCGATATCAGGAGATACTTAGAGGAGGGGAAGCTCAAGTTCTTGGATTGCTTCTCCTACAGGCTGAGGGGCTTCGATATCGAGATAGAGCCCTACCTCGAGGAGAGCGTGATAGAGGCTGAGGATCCTAGGAACCCTGAGAGCGTGTGGGAGGAGATATTCAGCAGAGCTAAGGAAATTAAGGGAAGAGGAGTAGTCCTAATAGATTCTATGACAGAATTCCTCACGATAGCTCCTGATGCTTCAATACTCCTAGATCTCATGAAGACAGCTAAAGCTTTACTCTGCAGGTACTACGGGATCCCCATCATATACAGCTTTCACTTCGGATTCTACGATGACTTCAGGTTCCAGATAGAGGTCTTCTCGGATGGTGTAATAGACCTCAGGTTCAATCCGGAGGTAGTGAATAACGCTCTAGTCAAGCAGATCAGGGTCAGGAGGATGAGTGGATCAAAGCACAGGACAGAATGGTTGACTTTCGAAGTTGAGAGTGGGAAGGGGATCGTCTTGGTGAAGTGA
- a CDS encoding YbhB/YbcL family Raf kinase inhibitor-like protein yields the protein MGNFTLRSVFNNNETIPKKYTCDGDDISPPLSWEGKPEGTVSYVLIVDDPDAPAGTFTHWVLYNIPGDLNSLPEGVPRGKEVKYGYQGRNDFGAYGYGGPCPPRGKPHRYFFKLYALDTKLDLPPGAKRGDVERAMKGHVIGEAQLIGLYGRG from the coding sequence ATGGGGAACTTCACCCTGAGGTCTGTTTTCAACAATAATGAGACTATACCTAAGAAGTACACTTGCGACGGTGATGACATATCCCCGCCACTGAGTTGGGAGGGGAAGCCGGAGGGGACTGTCAGTTACGTCCTCATAGTAGACGATCCAGACGCTCCTGCGGGCACCTTCACTCACTGGGTCCTCTACAACATACCGGGAGACCTCAACTCCCTCCCCGAGGGAGTGCCCCGGGGGAAGGAGGTCAAGTATGGGTATCAGGGGAGGAACGATTTCGGGGCATACGGTTACGGTGGTCCTTGCCCTCCGAGAGGGAAACCTCACAGGTATTTCTTCAAGTTATACGCTCTCGATACGAAATTGGATCTGCCGCCCGGAGCTAAAAGAGGGGATGTTGAGAGAGCGATGAAGGGGCATGTCATAGGGGAGGCTCAACTAATCGGCCTCTACGGGAGGGGCTAG
- a CDS encoding saccharopine dehydrogenase NADP-binding domain-containing protein translates to MAVLGAGSVGKAIIYDLYERVTGSNLLVVDANPSNLEAASKIAGKAEFKRVELRDVDDFYRIMKDVDIAVNSLPGRFGKLSWVASIKAKTDLVDVSYSEDDPMYYHVQAGEAGVTIVPDAGVAPGLSNMMAGRAYAQLEEVRELKIYVGGIPERPIPPLGYLVTWSPEDLIEEYIRDARLIENGSLMKKPALSDLERLYVPEVGELEAFLTDGLRTMLRTLKGVEFMAEKTLRWPGHAEKIELLRTLGYFSKEPISSNDSISPAQLTAKLFKERLKGDSKDLVILIVQAKGRRSPSNMEIEYRMVDRYDETTGLTALSRTTAFFATGIVKLIAEGSIPGPGVLPPEVIGMDENLFALMAEWLSWRGIRIVERVTESRVIPPST, encoded by the coding sequence GTGGCAGTTTTAGGAGCTGGTTCAGTTGGAAAGGCGATAATATACGATCTCTATGAGAGGGTGACGGGATCCAACCTCCTGGTAGTGGACGCGAACCCTTCGAATCTAGAGGCAGCATCTAAAATAGCGGGTAAAGCGGAGTTTAAGAGAGTGGAGTTGAGGGATGTAGACGATTTTTACAGGATAATGAAGGATGTGGACATAGCTGTTAATTCCCTCCCAGGGAGGTTCGGGAAGCTCTCTTGGGTGGCCTCTATAAAGGCCAAGACAGATTTAGTCGATGTATCTTACTCTGAGGACGATCCGATGTACTATCACGTCCAAGCAGGTGAGGCGGGCGTGACCATAGTCCCCGACGCCGGTGTCGCCCCCGGGCTCAGCAATATGATGGCTGGGAGGGCTTACGCTCAACTCGAGGAAGTGAGGGAACTCAAGATATATGTTGGGGGTATCCCTGAGAGGCCGATCCCCCCTCTAGGCTATTTAGTGACTTGGAGCCCCGAGGACCTAATAGAGGAATACATTAGAGATGCTAGATTGATCGAGAACGGATCTCTGATGAAGAAACCAGCTCTGAGCGATCTAGAGAGGTTATACGTACCTGAAGTAGGGGAATTAGAAGCTTTCCTGACGGATGGGTTGAGGACCATGTTGAGGACATTGAAGGGAGTTGAGTTCATGGCGGAGAAGACGCTAAGATGGCCGGGGCACGCGGAGAAGATAGAGCTCCTGAGGACACTGGGCTACTTCAGTAAGGAGCCGATATCGAGTAATGATAGCATATCTCCAGCTCAGTTGACTGCTAAGTTATTCAAGGAGAGGCTCAAGGGAGATTCCAAAGACTTAGTCATTTTGATAGTGCAAGCTAAGGGTAGGAGGAGCCCCAGCAACATGGAGATAGAGTACAGGATGGTAGATAGATACGATGAGACCACTGGTTTGACAGCGCTCTCTAGGACTACTGCCTTCTTCGCGACAGGTATAGTTAAGTTGATCGCTGAGGGCTCTATCCCAGGCCCTGGCGTGCTACCTCCTGAAGTTATCGGGATGGATGAGAACCTCTTCGCCCTCATGGCAGAATGGCTCTCCTGGAGGGGTATCAGGATAGTTGAGAGAGTGACGGAGTCCAGGGTGATACCCCCATCTACCTAA
- a CDS encoding 3-isopropylmalate dehydratase large subunit (catalyzes the isomerization between 2-isopropylmalate and 3-isopropylmalate in leucine biosynthesis), producing the protein MPMTMSEKVLSKKAGRRAYPGEHIVADVDLVYAHDGTAPLTIEMIEELGLRELRSRAIFAIDHASPPPNVDAAANHRRMRDFSSRWGVRIFDVGEGICHQVIPERGLVKPWDLVIGADSHTVTLGALGAFATGVGSTDAAIAMLTGKIWLKVPESIAVKVDGTLKNYVTAKDVILEVIGKLGSDGANYKAVEFLGSAVEAMSLDSKMVLTNMSAEMGAKVAMIPTDGRTSEWLKERVGHFEGIWPDEEANYSAFYEFSAGEIKPNVSLPNSVDRVAPVEEVEGEEVDLVFIGSCSGGGSRTSYWPLG; encoded by the coding sequence ATGCCGATGACTATGTCCGAGAAGGTATTATCGAAGAAGGCTGGCAGGAGAGCATATCCCGGGGAGCATATAGTCGCGGACGTCGATCTAGTTTACGCCCATGACGGGACGGCGCCTTTAACTATAGAGATGATCGAGGAGCTAGGGCTGAGGGAACTGAGGAGCAGAGCTATATTCGCGATAGACCATGCATCTCCGCCCCCCAATGTGGATGCTGCCGCTAATCACAGGAGGATGAGGGACTTCTCCTCCAGATGGGGCGTGAGGATCTTCGATGTAGGGGAGGGGATCTGTCATCAAGTGATCCCGGAGAGGGGATTAGTTAAGCCCTGGGATCTAGTCATAGGGGCGGATAGTCATACAGTGACTCTAGGAGCCCTAGGAGCTTTCGCTACCGGAGTGGGAAGTACAGACGCTGCTATAGCGATGCTAACTGGGAAGATCTGGCTCAAAGTACCTGAGAGTATCGCAGTTAAGGTAGATGGCACTCTGAAGAACTATGTCACAGCGAAGGATGTGATCCTAGAGGTCATAGGGAAGCTGGGTAGCGATGGAGCGAATTACAAAGCTGTTGAATTCTTGGGATCTGCAGTGGAGGCTATGAGCCTCGACTCCAAGATGGTCCTAACTAATATGAGCGCCGAGATGGGAGCTAAGGTAGCTATGATACCGACGGATGGGAGGACCTCAGAATGGCTGAAGGAAAGGGTGGGCCATTTCGAGGGTATATGGCCGGATGAGGAAGCTAATTACTCGGCATTCTATGAATTCTCAGCTGGGGAGATAAAGCCCAACGTCTCCCTCCCTAATAGCGTGGATCGCGTAGCCCCAGTTGAGGAAGTCGAGGGGGAGGAAGTGGACTTAGTGTTCATAGGCTCGTGCTCAGGGGGAGGTTCGAGGACTTCCTATTGGCCTCTAGGATAA
- a CDS encoding recombinase RecB produces the protein MRSSLSAAKSILRSRGFEIRAELVPVRVGGYEISDVDLIVEKGRELYAVEVKNGKLDVGGVRQAYVNALLLNLKPLIVCRGFSDAAAEALAKELGIEVIALDDLMISDPEELRWIVREEVRSALMEVLPSILYPSELDERDIEILRAIARSSDFLEAASILGITPDKLGSLLKDMRSKGKIPKWAKDYVQVKGWAELITSRS, from the coding sequence ATGAGGAGCTCACTATCCGCTGCTAAATCTATCTTGAGATCTAGGGGATTCGAGATAAGAGCTGAGCTAGTACCAGTGAGAGTAGGGGGATATGAGATAAGCGATGTCGACTTAATAGTTGAGAAAGGAAGAGAGCTTTACGCTGTTGAAGTGAAGAATGGGAAGCTTGATGTGGGTGGAGTTAGGCAAGCTTATGTTAATGCTCTCCTCCTGAACTTAAAGCCTCTTATAGTTTGCAGGGGGTTCTCTGACGCTGCCGCTGAGGCTCTAGCTAAGGAGCTCGGAATAGAGGTCATAGCCCTCGATGACTTAATGATATCTGACCCAGAGGAGTTGAGGTGGATCGTGAGGGAGGAAGTTAGATCCGCGTTGATGGAAGTACTACCATCTATCTTATACCCATCTGAATTGGACGAGAGGGATATCGAGATATTGAGAGCTATAGCTAGATCTTCTGACTTCTTAGAAGCAGCTTCTATACTCGGGATCACCCCAGATAAGCTCGGAAGTCTCTTAAAGGATATGAGAAGCAAGGGTAAGATCCCGAAGTGGGCTAAGGATTACGTCCAAGTTAAGGGATGGGCTGAGTTAATCACATCGAGGAGTTAA